The following proteins are encoded in a genomic region of Blastopirellula marina:
- the rph gene encoding ribonuclease PH: MARHDGRSAAQLRPLKIKRRYTKNAAGSVLIQAGTTTVLCTASVESSVPPWLKGSEKGWVTAEYNMLPGSTPTRKSRRVDGRTTEIQRLIGRSLRAVIDLEALGEQMITVDCDVLDADGGTRTASITGAFIALVDAVNTIELPDPKRSIFKDSLAAISVGIVNGSPVLDLDYVEDFAATVDMNVVMTGSGKFIEIQGTGEEATFSEDELGKLLKLAKSGIKDLTEMQQKALGKKWPMA, from the coding sequence ATGGCACGTCACGATGGTCGCTCTGCGGCACAGCTTCGTCCTTTGAAGATCAAACGCCGCTACACCAAGAATGCTGCCGGAAGCGTCCTGATTCAGGCCGGCACGACCACCGTTTTGTGCACGGCCAGTGTCGAGTCGTCGGTTCCTCCGTGGCTCAAAGGAAGCGAAAAGGGATGGGTCACGGCCGAGTACAACATGCTGCCCGGCAGTACACCAACGCGTAAGTCACGCAGGGTCGACGGTCGCACCACCGAGATTCAGCGGTTGATCGGTCGCAGCCTCCGCGCCGTTATCGACTTGGAAGCGTTGGGCGAGCAGATGATCACGGTCGACTGCGATGTGCTCGATGCCGACGGCGGCACGCGCACCGCCAGCATCACAGGAGCATTCATCGCGCTGGTCGATGCCGTGAACACGATCGAATTGCCTGATCCGAAGCGATCGATCTTCAAGGACAGCCTGGCTGCGATCAGCGTAGGGATCGTCAACGGTTCGCCCGTACTCGACTTGGATTATGTGGAAGACTTCGCCGCGACCGTTGATATGAACGTCGTGATGACTGGCAGCGGCAAATTCATTGAAATCCAAGGAACCGGTGAAGAAGCGACCTTCAGCGAAGACGAACTTGGCAAGCTGTTGAAACTCGCCAAGTCCGGCATCAAAGACCTGACCGAGATGCAGCAAAAGGCTCTCGGCAAGAAGTGGCCGATGGCCTAA
- the argF gene encoding ornithine carbamoyltransferase: MRHFLSLFDVSDDELKRIFELASQLKARLKSGVREPILQGKVAGLLFEKPSLRTRVSFEAGMAQLGGSSLFLGEDVGWGKREAPQDFSRVIGQYLDVIVCRAKSHEKVETLAKYASSVIINGLTDLCHPCQALADLLTIEEEFGSLAGKKLAFVGDGNNVSRSLALACAKTGMTFSIAAPKGYEIEPEFLERIEKHAPGAKIEQTSDPVEAVTGACAIYTDVWASMGQEAEQAKREADFADFQVNGKLMSAAEKDAIFLHCLPAKRGQEVTDEVMDCPTSRIVEQAGNRMHAQKGLLVWLLTEAVDKISVA; the protein is encoded by the coding sequence ATGCGACATTTCTTGAGCCTTTTCGACGTTTCCGATGACGAACTAAAGCGAATCTTCGAGCTTGCCAGTCAGCTCAAAGCACGTTTGAAATCGGGCGTCCGCGAGCCAATCTTGCAAGGCAAAGTCGCTGGACTGTTGTTCGAAAAGCCTTCGCTCCGTACTCGCGTCAGCTTCGAGGCTGGCATGGCTCAGCTGGGCGGAAGCAGCTTGTTTCTCGGCGAAGATGTCGGTTGGGGCAAGCGAGAAGCACCACAAGATTTCAGCCGCGTGATCGGCCAATACCTGGACGTGATCGTGTGCCGAGCCAAGTCGCACGAGAAAGTCGAAACGCTCGCCAAGTATGCCAGCAGTGTGATCATCAACGGTCTGACCGATCTCTGCCACCCATGCCAGGCCTTGGCTGACTTGCTGACCATCGAAGAAGAATTCGGTTCGTTGGCCGGCAAGAAGTTGGCATTCGTCGGCGACGGCAACAATGTCTCGCGCAGCCTGGCTCTCGCTTGTGCGAAAACCGGCATGACCTTCTCGATCGCTGCCCCAAAAGGATATGAGATCGAACCCGAGTTCCTCGAGCGAATCGAAAAGCACGCCCCTGGTGCCAAGATTGAACAAACCAGCGATCCGGTCGAAGCGGTTACCGGGGCTTGTGCGATCTATACCGACGTTTGGGCCAGCATGGGACAAGAAGCCGAGCAGGCCAAACGCGAAGCCGATTTCGCTGACTTCCAGGTCAACGGCAAGCTGATGAGTGCTGCTGAAAAGGATGCCATCTTCCTTCACTGCCTGCCTGCCAAGCGTGGCCAGGAAGTCACCGACGAAGTGATGGACTGCCCGACCAGTCGCATCGTCGAGCAAGCCGGCAACCGCATGCACGCCCAAAAGGGGCTTTTGGTTTGGCTGCTGACCGAAGCAGTCGACAAGATCTCCGTCGCATAG
- a CDS encoding aspartate aminotransferase family protein — translation MSTTDASAGQEQLSSADTVQLFEKYVVPNYTRYPVNLVRGEGSKIWDAEGNEYLDLFPGWGCNLLGHCPEMVVQAVQDQVAKLIHVPNSWHMDVQGQWAKLLSDRSFGGKAFFCSSGAEANEAAIKLARLHTPDEKYKIITFLGGFHGRTFGAVTATAQPKYHQGIGPMMAGFTYAPHGDLEAVRDLVDEHTCAIMIEPIQGEGGVKLPPEGFLAGLRKIADENNLLLIFDEVQTGCGRTGEWFAYQHFGVQPDIMTLAKSLCGGIAGGALMTTPEIAASMKPGMHAATFGGNPIAARAGIAAIEQIERDGLLEKAKTVSEIFRQRLTALKEECDLIQEVRITGLMIGLELSVDGAPAVKACLEKHLLINCTQGRVIRLLPAMNISEEEVHHGCDILADVLKNLPTSAE, via the coding sequence ATGTCGACGACTGATGCTTCCGCCGGACAAGAGCAACTCAGCTCTGCGGACACCGTTCAGCTTTTTGAAAAGTATGTCGTTCCTAACTACACGCGCTATCCGGTGAACCTGGTTCGCGGCGAAGGGTCGAAGATCTGGGATGCCGAAGGAAACGAATATCTCGACTTGTTCCCAGGTTGGGGCTGTAATCTCCTGGGGCATTGCCCTGAAATGGTCGTTCAGGCCGTTCAGGATCAAGTCGCCAAGCTGATCCATGTTCCCAACTCATGGCACATGGATGTCCAAGGCCAATGGGCCAAGCTGCTTTCTGATCGTAGCTTTGGCGGCAAGGCGTTTTTCTGTAGCAGTGGTGCCGAAGCGAACGAAGCCGCCATCAAGCTGGCTCGCCTGCACACGCCGGACGAGAAGTACAAGATCATCACCTTCCTTGGTGGATTCCATGGACGAACTTTTGGGGCCGTCACCGCCACCGCCCAGCCAAAGTATCACCAGGGAATCGGTCCGATGATGGCCGGTTTCACGTATGCTCCGCATGGCGACTTGGAAGCGGTACGCGATCTGGTCGACGAGCATACCTGTGCGATCATGATCGAGCCAATCCAAGGAGAAGGTGGCGTAAAGCTCCCGCCAGAAGGCTTCCTGGCCGGGCTCCGGAAGATCGCCGACGAGAACAACTTGCTGTTGATCTTCGACGAGGTACAAACCGGCTGTGGACGCACCGGCGAGTGGTTCGCCTATCAGCATTTCGGCGTTCAGCCTGACATAATGACCTTGGCCAAGAGCCTGTGTGGTGGTATTGCCGGCGGGGCATTGATGACTACGCCCGAGATCGCTGCCAGCATGAAGCCTGGCATGCATGCCGCGACATTCGGTGGTAATCCGATTGCTGCCCGAGCTGGGATCGCGGCAATCGAACAAATCGAACGAGACGGTTTGCTCGAGAAAGCCAAGACCGTCAGCGAAATCTTCCGGCAGCGTCTGACCGCGCTCAAGGAAGAATGCGACCTGATTCAGGAAGTTCGAATCACCGGTCTGATGATCGGCTTGGAACTTTCCGTCGACGGGGCCCCGGCTGTGAAAGCTTGCCTCGAAAAACATCTTCTCATCAATTGCACGCAAGGCCGCGTGATTCGCCTTCTTCCGGCGATGAACATCAGCGAAGAGGAAGTCCATCACGGGTGCGACATCCTGGCCGACGTGCTGAAAAATCTGCCCACCTCGGCAGAGTAA
- the argB gene encoding acetylglutamate kinase, translated as MRDAIEKADVLIEALGWIRRFRNKVTVIKLGGSVMENPDALRHCLIDIVFMETVGMRPVVIHGGGAAISRAMAEAKIEPNFIQGRRYTDDATLKIVEEVLAGKVCQHITQEVEDIGGRAMSLNLDPQCVLFGERMTLPGENGEEIDLGHVGTVTEVDRATIENLCYAGQVPIIPSMCIDKATGQKLNVNADTAANAVAEALGAEKLVFLSDVNGVRLDKDNPDTLVHSLNREKAVEMIKTGQIASGMIPKVEACLETLERGVSKIHIIDGRLRHSLLLEIYTNTGVGTEIVL; from the coding sequence TTGAGAGATGCCATTGAAAAAGCGGACGTCCTGATCGAAGCCTTGGGATGGATCCGCCGCTTCCGCAACAAAGTCACGGTCATCAAGTTGGGCGGAAGCGTCATGGAAAATCCAGACGCCCTGCGCCACTGTTTGATTGATATCGTCTTCATGGAAACCGTCGGCATGCGTCCGGTCGTGATCCATGGGGGTGGCGCAGCAATCAGCCGCGCGATGGCGGAAGCGAAGATCGAACCCAACTTCATTCAGGGACGCCGCTATACCGATGACGCCACGCTGAAGATCGTCGAAGAAGTCCTCGCTGGTAAAGTGTGTCAGCACATTACGCAAGAGGTCGAAGATATCGGCGGTCGCGCGATGAGCTTGAATCTCGATCCGCAATGTGTGCTATTCGGTGAACGGATGACCTTGCCGGGTGAGAACGGCGAAGAGATCGACCTGGGGCACGTAGGCACCGTGACGGAAGTCGACCGAGCCACGATCGAAAACTTGTGCTATGCCGGCCAGGTGCCGATCATCCCCAGCATGTGCATCGATAAGGCCACCGGGCAGAAACTGAACGTCAACGCCGATACAGCCGCGAATGCCGTCGCGGAAGCGCTGGGTGCCGAGAAGTTGGTCTTCCTGTCCGACGTGAACGGTGTTCGACTCGACAAGGACAACCCTGACACGCTGGTCCACTCGCTCAATCGCGAGAAAGCGGTCGAGATGATCAAGACCGGCCAGATTGCCTCTGGCATGATCCCCAAGGTCGAAGCTTGCCTGGAAACGCTGGAACGTGGTGTCAGCAAGATCCACATCATCGATGGCCGCTTGCGACATTCGTTGCTATTGGAAATTTACACGAATACCGGGGTCGGAACCGAAATTGTTCTATAA
- a CDS encoding peroxiredoxin-like family protein yields the protein MHEYYPAAPAPKGELLTADGRKVSVSSLYLLRPVLLQFSRHLGCVFCIDHAKQLLKHYEMLKRHGIDIALIIMGDAKDAQTFHDTLKLTYPVYADPNQKVYRAFNVPRGNVWQVAGPQLWWEGLKALSRSGMGRPRGDLMQLGGSYLIDTNGQIVWSFRPTSSVEFPNIDEIVVAADTLSPIADA from the coding sequence ATGCACGAATATTATCCTGCCGCGCCCGCCCCAAAAGGGGAACTGCTTACTGCGGACGGCCGTAAGGTTTCCGTATCGAGCCTCTACCTACTGCGACCAGTTCTGCTGCAGTTCTCTCGCCATTTGGGTTGCGTGTTTTGCATCGATCACGCCAAGCAGCTTCTCAAGCATTACGAGATGCTTAAGCGACACGGGATCGACATCGCGTTGATAATCATGGGCGATGCCAAAGATGCCCAGACCTTCCACGATACGTTGAAGCTCACTTACCCGGTTTACGCCGACCCGAATCAAAAGGTCTATCGGGCATTCAATGTGCCGCGTGGCAACGTGTGGCAAGTTGCCGGACCACAGTTATGGTGGGAAGGCCTCAAGGCCCTCTCTCGAAGCGGTATGGGGCGACCGCGAGGTGACTTAATGCAGCTGGGTGGGAGTTACCTGATTGATACCAACGGGCAGATCGTGTGGTCGTTCCGTCCCACTTCTTCGGTCGAGTTTCCGAACATCGACGAAATTGTCGTCGCTGCGGATACGCTTTCTCCGATCGCGGACGCCTAG
- a CDS encoding MATE family efflux transporter — MSTTQAEKTAPRISMTSKGDLRAVMTIATPALAEQFLEFCVGMVDTWLAGNVLSEANSVPAMAAVGLMAYSCWMIFVICASVGIGATAVVARRIGADKWDEAELATEQAIALALFFSAITTVVFWFLAPNYVSAMQLHGQAYDMALQYLYILIPAIPGFMMIAVTTACLHGAGDTVTGLMVMTVVNVLNIGISAAFAIGVGPIPQLGWSGIAIGTSVSHIVGGLLLLAILFHGRSHLKVQWRGMWPNIPLMKRLLSIGLPGGANDAMVLVCHLWYLSIINSLGTTQAAAHGLAVRIESPGYLSAWAFAVAASALTGQHLGANNPKRAQRATLVSMSIAVTMLATYALIVALCGPWLAGFFLGFPSESAESFQTGEAVIKIVGIMALCLPFLAMFSVTSGALRGAGDTAWPLLITIIGFLLIRVPLAYWMSWKEVSIPGTNYVVPGLNWGLTGAWLAMLIDTLVRTALILGRYWHGAWKRIEV, encoded by the coding sequence ATGTCGACGACGCAGGCCGAGAAGACTGCGCCACGAATATCGATGACTTCGAAGGGGGACCTGCGCGCGGTGATGACCATTGCGACGCCTGCCTTGGCAGAGCAATTCCTCGAATTCTGCGTTGGCATGGTCGATACTTGGCTGGCCGGCAACGTTCTGTCCGAAGCGAACTCCGTCCCGGCGATGGCCGCCGTGGGTTTGATGGCCTACAGCTGCTGGATGATCTTTGTGATCTGTGCATCGGTCGGCATCGGTGCCACGGCCGTTGTGGCGCGACGCATCGGGGCCGACAAATGGGATGAAGCCGAACTGGCGACCGAGCAAGCGATTGCGTTGGCGTTGTTCTTCTCGGCAATCACGACCGTGGTGTTTTGGTTCTTAGCGCCGAACTACGTCAGCGCCATGCAGCTACATGGCCAAGCTTACGACATGGCGCTGCAATATTTATACATCCTGATTCCAGCAATCCCTGGGTTCATGATGATTGCTGTCACCACGGCTTGCCTGCACGGGGCAGGCGATACGGTAACCGGGCTGATGGTGATGACGGTCGTGAACGTGCTGAATATCGGTATCAGCGCGGCGTTCGCCATTGGCGTCGGTCCGATACCGCAGCTAGGCTGGAGCGGAATTGCGATTGGCACGTCGGTCTCGCACATTGTAGGCGGACTGTTGTTGTTAGCGATTCTGTTTCATGGCCGCTCCCATTTGAAAGTTCAATGGCGCGGCATGTGGCCGAATATTCCGCTGATGAAGCGTCTACTGAGCATCGGCCTGCCGGGAGGAGCGAACGATGCCATGGTGCTGGTTTGCCATCTGTGGTACTTGAGCATCATCAATAGCCTGGGCACAACGCAAGCGGCCGCCCATGGACTCGCGGTGCGAATCGAATCGCCTGGTTACCTTTCGGCTTGGGCGTTCGCAGTGGCGGCGTCCGCACTAACAGGCCAGCACTTGGGTGCGAACAATCCGAAGCGAGCTCAGCGGGCGACGCTTGTTTCGATGAGCATTGCGGTGACAATGCTGGCAACCTATGCGTTGATCGTTGCCCTCTGCGGACCGTGGCTGGCGGGCTTCTTTTTAGGCTTTCCCAGCGAATCAGCCGAGTCATTTCAAACAGGCGAGGCGGTCATCAAGATCGTGGGCATCATGGCATTGTGCTTGCCATTCTTAGCGATGTTTTCCGTCACCAGTGGCGCCTTGCGCGGCGCCGGCGATACGGCCTGGCCGCTGTTGATCACGATCATCGGCTTCCTTCTTATCCGCGTGCCGCTGGCTTACTGGATGTCGTGGAAAGAGGTTTCCATTCCGGGGACGAACTACGTTGTTCCAGGCCTCAACTGGGGACTCACCGGAGCGTGGTTGGCAATGCTGATCGATACGCTGGTCCGCACTGCGCTCATCCTCGGCCGCTATTGGCATGGAGCTTGGAAGCGGATTGAAGTTTGA
- a CDS encoding FAD-dependent oxidoreductase yields the protein MEKQRIVILGGGFGGVYTASELMRRVKRISKHEIDVEVILVSEENYITFQPLLPEVVSGAVEQLHVISPIRRIAPGAVLYVRHIDKIDVENKTIQLAPGRVPRTETIHYDHLVIAMGNTLAHGMVPGLYEHAIPFKYLGDALRLRNHVVQMLEEASVCEDAEERQRLLTFTVAGGGFSGVECIAEMEDFLRKAVRAFPNISETDLRMILVQSADRILPEMKENLAAYSDKLLRKRGIQIVLNHRLHEVSADRAIVMNKETKELEVIGSRTVVATVPTEPHSVIRDTPLQCEKGRIVVSDEMESASHPGVWSLGDCAAVPSGEGYTSPPTAQYAVRQATICAENILATIRNQPRRHFKFAGLGKLASLGGRRAIAEVFGFTFSGFFAWLMWRAIYVEKMPGLDRKIRVFIDWMKDIFLPRDITQLNVHDEQQVRREHLAAGQTLFHQGDFGDRLYFVVDGEVEVEVDGNVIATTGKGDVIGEMALLAHKARSATVRAVQPTDLVSLPSDAFDQIIKYVPGAADAMNKIHQDRLQRNREEQTADSATDE from the coding sequence ATGGAAAAACAACGCATAGTAATTCTCGGCGGCGGATTTGGCGGCGTCTACACGGCCAGTGAACTGATGCGCCGTGTCAAACGGATTTCCAAGCACGAAATCGACGTTGAAGTCATTCTGGTAAGCGAAGAAAACTACATCACCTTTCAGCCGCTTCTCCCGGAGGTTGTCTCTGGTGCGGTCGAGCAGTTGCACGTGATCAGCCCGATTCGGAGAATTGCTCCTGGGGCGGTGCTTTACGTGCGGCATATCGACAAGATTGACGTCGAAAACAAAACCATTCAGCTAGCTCCTGGCCGCGTTCCACGCACGGAAACGATTCACTACGATCACCTGGTCATCGCCATGGGAAATACCTTGGCTCATGGAATGGTGCCAGGTTTGTACGAACATGCGATCCCGTTCAAGTATCTGGGTGACGCGCTTCGCTTACGAAACCACGTCGTGCAAATGCTCGAAGAGGCCAGCGTCTGCGAAGACGCTGAAGAGCGACAGCGGCTGCTAACGTTCACTGTTGCTGGGGGTGGTTTCTCTGGCGTCGAGTGTATTGCGGAAATGGAGGACTTCCTCCGCAAAGCGGTGCGTGCTTTCCCGAATATCAGCGAGACCGACTTGCGGATGATCTTGGTACAAAGTGCCGACCGCATCTTGCCTGAAATGAAAGAAAACCTGGCGGCGTATTCCGACAAGTTGCTCCGCAAACGCGGGATTCAAATCGTGCTCAATCATCGACTGCACGAAGTCTCGGCCGACCGCGCGATCGTCATGAACAAGGAAACCAAAGAGCTGGAAGTGATCGGCTCGCGGACCGTCGTTGCCACCGTCCCGACCGAGCCTCATTCGGTGATTCGGGACACACCATTGCAGTGCGAGAAAGGTCGCATTGTGGTTTCTGACGAAATGGAATCAGCCAGCCATCCTGGCGTCTGGAGTCTCGGCGACTGCGCCGCCGTCCCAAGTGGTGAAGGTTACACGAGTCCTCCAACCGCCCAGTATGCCGTCCGTCAGGCAACGATCTGTGCCGAGAACATCTTGGCGACAATTCGCAATCAACCGCGACGTCATTTCAAGTTTGCTGGGCTCGGTAAATTGGCCTCGCTCGGTGGTCGGCGTGCGATTGCCGAAGTATTTGGTTTCACCTTCTCTGGCTTCTTCGCTTGGTTGATGTGGCGAGCTATCTACGTCGAGAAGATGCCCGGTCTCGATCGTAAGATTCGTGTGTTTATCGACTGGATGAAAGACATCTTCCTGCCCCGCGACATCACACAGTTGAACGTGCACGATGAACAGCAAGTTCGCCGCGAGCATCTCGCCGCCGGGCAAACGTTGTTTCATCAAGGCGACTTCGGCGATCGCTTGTATTTTGTGGTCGACGGCGAAGTGGAGGTCGAGGTCGACGGTAACGTGATTGCGACCACCGGCAAAGGAGACGTCATCGGCGAAATGGCCTTGCTGGCCCACAAGGCCCGCAGTGCTACGGTCCGCGCGGTGCAGCCAACCGACTTAGTCAGCTTGCCGAGTGACGCGTTCGATCAAATCATCAAGTACGTCCCAGGCGCCGCTGACGCGATGAACAAGATTCATCAAGATCGCTTACAGCGAAACAGGGAGGAACAAACGGCGGATAGCGCGACGGACGAATGA
- a CDS encoding MBL fold metallo-hydrolase: MKIRLLMPAADPASPLQFTVSMLIDDHIAIDTGGLSYLGSIDAQKQVEHLFLTHSHLDHVGGLPLFLDNIFQPGLDCPDIYAGEATWQAIETDLLNDRIWPDLNRLTGDELAFYHKHILDAHRPVQVGEYQITPIPLEHVVPTLGYVIQTAQSSVLMAWDTAPFVEFESIVTSIPNLKAIFLDASFPDELQWLAERSMHNTPGRFKRMVEKVPDDVRLIATHLKPAYYDQLVEQLNGLELPNLEIACRETIYEF, from the coding sequence ATGAAAATTCGACTTCTGATGCCAGCGGCCGATCCTGCCAGCCCGCTACAATTTACGGTGTCAATGCTGATCGACGACCATATCGCTATCGATACAGGGGGCCTTTCTTATCTCGGCTCGATCGACGCTCAGAAACAGGTCGAGCACTTATTTTTGACACATTCGCATCTCGATCACGTTGGTGGGCTGCCACTTTTTTTGGATAACATTTTTCAGCCGGGGCTGGATTGTCCAGACATTTACGCGGGAGAAGCGACCTGGCAGGCGATTGAAACCGATTTATTGAACGATCGGATCTGGCCAGACTTGAATCGCCTTACCGGGGACGAGTTGGCCTTTTATCACAAGCATATTCTTGATGCTCATCGGCCCGTTCAGGTGGGTGAGTATCAAATCACGCCCATCCCCCTTGAACATGTCGTCCCCACGCTGGGCTACGTGATCCAAACCGCGCAAAGTAGCGTGCTGATGGCCTGGGATACGGCGCCATTTGTCGAGTTTGAATCGATTGTGACGTCGATCCCGAATCTGAAAGCGATCTTCCTGGATGCCAGCTTCCCCGATGAACTGCAGTGGCTGGCCGAGCGGAGCATGCATAACACGCCCGGCCGATTCAAACGGATGGTCGAGAAGGTGCCTGACGACGTACGTCTGATCGCGACGCATTTGAAACCGGCGTACTACGATCAGTTAGTCGAGCAGTTAAACGGACTCGAACTTCCCAACCTCGAGATTGCTTGCCGCGAGACGATTTACGAGTTTTAG
- a CDS encoding dihydrodipicolinate synthase family protein — MNEVVRKILSDPIEHYPQATVACFDPTCGDLPRRKLDEAGLKRYLERLAEAGAEAVLLAASTGHGHLRTVEELERWFEVAAEAKAGNLIRMALLRPEDGEEANQRLVDLLQKNNYPVVFVRPGTNLPAHATDNQIAENMRPLVEMIAAAGMAVGVYSIPDVSGVRLPVASTEKLLDVPGGDAIVAAKITEADYVSSTREYLLSPRLSKLKIVQGWDPHLAQALMEGPRSNIENKQRVGITSGPMSFAVYQYLYMLEAANEHDWHELEVAQKAVTALFEAMQDDPTKFADLQRAKFIMGLGLPLTSGLDREKVERVFTALERLPRKSDQKRLAQSLDLMQDGPYHDRLAKLY; from the coding sequence ATGAACGAAGTTGTCCGCAAGATCCTCAGCGATCCGATCGAGCACTATCCGCAAGCCACTGTCGCCTGTTTTGATCCCACGTGTGGTGATCTTCCGCGGCGAAAACTGGACGAGGCTGGTCTCAAGCGGTATCTCGAGCGTTTGGCGGAGGCTGGAGCCGAGGCCGTCTTGCTGGCGGCTTCCACCGGACATGGCCACCTGCGAACGGTCGAAGAGCTCGAGCGTTGGTTTGAGGTAGCTGCGGAAGCCAAGGCCGGGAACTTGATTCGTATGGCGCTGCTTCGTCCTGAAGATGGCGAGGAAGCGAACCAGCGATTGGTCGATTTACTCCAAAAGAACAACTATCCCGTCGTCTTCGTGCGGCCAGGGACCAACTTGCCAGCACATGCCACCGATAATCAAATTGCGGAGAACATGCGACCCCTGGTCGAGATGATCGCCGCGGCTGGTATGGCAGTCGGGGTTTACTCGATCCCTGATGTCAGTGGCGTCCGTTTGCCGGTTGCGTCTACCGAAAAGCTTCTCGACGTCCCTGGCGGCGATGCCATTGTGGCCGCCAAGATCACCGAAGCTGACTACGTTTCGAGCACTCGTGAATACCTGTTAAGTCCGCGACTCTCGAAGCTGAAGATTGTGCAAGGTTGGGATCCTCACCTGGCCCAAGCCCTAATGGAAGGGCCGCGATCGAATATCGAGAACAAGCAGCGCGTCGGCATCACTTCCGGTCCGATGTCATTTGCCGTTTACCAATATCTGTACATGTTAGAAGCGGCCAACGAGCATGATTGGCACGAACTGGAAGTCGCTCAAAAGGCGGTAACCGCGCTGTTCGAAGCCATGCAGGACGATCCCACCAAGTTCGCCGATTTGCAGCGAGCCAAGTTCATCATGGGATTAGGATTGCCTCTCACATCGGGCCTCGATCGCGAAAAGGTCGAACGCGTCTTCACCGCACTCGAACGCTTGCCGCGCAAGTCCGATCAGAAACGACTCGCGCAAAGCCTGGATCTGATGCAAGACGGGCCGTATCACGATCGCCTGGCCAAGCTGTACTGA
- a CDS encoding glutamate synthase subunit beta, with translation MGKPTGFMEFQRSTVPYRDPLVRINDYNEFPVEVTDSHLQTQGARCMDCGVPFCQSTTGCPVDNLIPEWNDLVYKGRWREALDRLHKTNNFPEFTGRVCPAPCENACVLGITNPPVAIKNIECSIIDRGFEEGWVDAKVPEHRTGKKVAVIGSGPAGLAAAEQLNRAGHNVTVYERDDRIGGLLMYGIPNMKLDKDTVQRRVDLMEAAGIKFVTNAHVGVNLDIAELKEKNDAIVLAVGATKPRDLPIPGRELKGVHFAMEFLKANTKSLLDSKLEDGNYISAEGKDVIVIGGGDTGTDCIGTSIRHGCTSMVNFELLPKPPAERAPDNPWPQWARIFRVDYGHQEAEAKFGNDPREFCILSKEFIDDGNGNVAGIKTVTVQWTKDDSGRWNMSEVPGSEKVFKADLVLLAMGFLGPEATLVEKLGMETDQRSNFKADYGRFATSIDGVFAAGDCRRGQSLVVWAINEGRAAARECDKYLMGVSSLP, from the coding sequence ATGGGTAAGCCAACTGGATTTATGGAGTTTCAGCGGAGCACGGTTCCCTATCGCGATCCGCTGGTCCGTATCAACGACTACAACGAATTCCCCGTCGAGGTCACCGACAGTCACCTGCAAACGCAGGGTGCTCGGTGTATGGATTGCGGCGTTCCCTTCTGCCAAAGCACCACCGGTTGTCCGGTTGATAACCTGATTCCAGAGTGGAACGACCTGGTTTACAAAGGTCGTTGGCGGGAAGCACTCGATCGTTTGCACAAGACCAACAACTTCCCCGAGTTCACTGGTCGTGTTTGCCCGGCACCTTGTGAAAATGCTTGTGTGCTCGGCATCACCAATCCGCCCGTCGCGATCAAGAACATCGAATGTTCGATCATCGATCGCGGTTTCGAGGAAGGCTGGGTCGATGCCAAAGTGCCAGAACATCGCACCGGTAAGAAGGTCGCGGTCATCGGTTCCGGCCCTGCCGGTTTGGCCGCTGCGGAACAGCTCAACCGAGCCGGACACAACGTCACCGTTTACGAACGTGACGACCGAATCGGTGGGCTGCTGATGTACGGTATTCCTAACATGAAGCTCGACAAGGATACCGTCCAGCGTCGAGTCGATTTGATGGAAGCAGCCGGCATTAAGTTCGTCACCAATGCGCACGTCGGTGTGAATCTCGATATCGCCGAGCTCAAAGAAAAGAACGACGCGATCGTTTTGGCCGTTGGTGCCACCAAGCCGCGCGACCTGCCAATTCCTGGTCGCGAGCTGAAGGGCGTTCACTTCGCCATGGAATTCCTGAAGGCCAACACCAAGAGCCTGCTCGATTCCAAGCTGGAAGATGGCAACTACATCTCGGCCGAAGGCAAGGATGTGATCGTCATTGGTGGTGGTGATACCGGTACCGACTGCATCGGCACTTCGATTCGCCATGGCTGCACCAGCATGGTCAACTTCGAATTGCTGCCGAAGCCGCCAGCAGAGCGTGCACCCGATAACCCGTGGCCGCAATGGGCACGCATCTTCCGCGTCGACTATGGGCACCAGGAGGCGGAAGCGAAGTTCGGTAACGATCCTCGCGAGTTCTGCATTCTGTCCAAAGAGTTCATCGACGACGGCAACGGCAACGTCGCTGGCATCAAGACCGTCACGGTTCAATGGACCAAAGACGATAGCGGACGCTGGAACATGAGCGAAGTTCCTGGCAGCGAGAAGGTCTTCAAGGCTGATCTTGTCCTGCTGGCTATGGGCTTCCTTGGGCCTGAAGCAACGCTGGTCGAAAAGCTCGGCATGGAAACGGATCAGCGATCCAACTTCAAAGCCGACTACGGACGCTTCGCCACCTCGATCGACGGCGTATTCGCTGCTGGCGATTGTCGTCGCGGTCAAAGCCTCGTCGTTTGGGCCATCAACGAAGGCCGCGCCGCCGCTCGCGAATGCGATAAGTACTTGATGGGCGTCAGCTCGCTTCCGTAA